CTATCCAGTTGCATTTGGAATTGTAGAATGTGAAAATTGTGAGAGTTGGCAATGGTTCTTAACCAATTTGAAGGGTATTATTCGTGAAGATTGTCCACTGACCATCATATCAGATCGTGGAATCAGCCTTTTGAAGCATGTGCATGAAGTCTTCCCAAATGCTTTCCATTATTTCTGTTTGTACCATATGAAAGGAAATATTCCTGTTCCAAAGGGAAGGAGTAGACAAACTGCAGTCAAGTTATTCGAAGAGTGCTACATTGCATTAACAAAGGAAATTTTTTATGCTGCTGCGAAGAGTATGAGTAATATGAAGTTGGATTCAGTGATTGCTTGAATGATGAATATTTCATTCGAGAATTGAGATGCTCATGCATTTCTGGGAGAAAGGTGGGGTGAGAACACATCTAATATTGCTGAGAGTTTTAACAACGTCATTGAGCATGATACGCCGCTTCCAGCACTTGATCTTGTTGATGTTATTCGTGCTAAGGTAATGGAGCAGAATTACAAGAGGTTAGTGGAGTCTAACAAGTGGACTACAAGGCTCACTCCTCGTATGCAAGCAAGGTTTAACAAGAGGATAAACGACTGTCGTTCATACAAGTTTCGGAGATCAAGTGAGAAGGTATTTGAGATCATTTATCCAATGTCGACTTGGATTCTAGAACTTGCAGCTGCAAATGGTAGAAAAAACATAGCTTTCCTTGCACTCATGCAATGAAAGGAATGTTGCAGATTGGAATGATGAACCGTACAACTATATTAGCCCTTACCATACTTCTGACTACTATAGAAGGTTGTACTCTCGACCCATATATCCTATTCCGGACTCTGAGAAGCCACCTGGAATTAATGAAAAGGGGTAAATTTTGCCTCCCAATGGTGGTCGGGAACAAGGTGGAAGGCCTGAAGGTGTTAGGTACAGGGGTTCTCGTGAAAAAGTGCGCAAGAAGAGGAAGTGTGGCCAGTGTGGGATGTTGACCTTTCACAACCGTTGAACATGTCGCAGAGCTCCTTTGGCTCCTCGTGCACCAACGTTTCACAAGGAGTCTCATTCCAGAATTATCAACTTCTTGAATAGGATGTTGTTATGAAGTTTTTGTGGTGTTTTCATATTCTGAACaacttgttttaggtttcttactagttgggttttttttttttttttttttNNNNNNNNNNNNNNNNNNNNNNNNNNNNNNNNNNNNNNNNNNNNNNNNNNNNNNNNNNNNNNNNNNNNNNNNNNNNNNNNNNNNNNNNNNNNNNNNNNNNNNNNNNNNNNNNNNNNNNNNNNNNNNNNNNNNNNNNNNNNNNNNNNNNNNNNNNNNNNNNNNNNNNNNNNNNNNNNNNNNNNNNNNNNNNNNNNNNNNNNNNNNNNNNNNNNNNNNNNNNNNNNNNNNNNNNNNNNNNNNNNNNNNNNNNNNNNNNNNNNNNNNNNNNNNNNNNNNNNNNNNNNNNNNNNNNNNNNNNNNtttttttttatgtttttttggtTTGCACTTGTTATTGTTTTCAATGACATACATTCTTATCTGTTGTTATgaattttattcttttgtttcttaAGTATATGTCAGTTGGCAAGTTCCAGGTTTATTGATTTTACAGGAAACATAGTTATATAAATGGTATCAACTGCATTTGTTCCTATAGTCTGGAAACATTGTTCCTGGGTTCCAACctatttggatcaacaatggttgttgatccaacttatttggatcaacaatagttgttaacacacaaaacaaacaacaaaattGCATGGTTCTATCTGTATTTGCTAGTAAAAATCCTCAAGATATATATACATGTAACATTCATTCATAATCAGACCAA
This DNA window, taken from Papaver somniferum cultivar HN1 chromosome 3, ASM357369v1, whole genome shotgun sequence, encodes the following:
- the LOC113359948 gene encoding uncharacterized protein LOC113359948 translates to MKNILADDLRASKKKRTASDVIDLLRMEYGVDLTYSQAYHGLQFTKRFLWGDDINSYSDFVWYKDAIEHYNPGSVVNFEYDSGTRRFKRFFVAFEASITAFNNYCRSMLFIDCTFLTGKFKGGLMVACGKTEIYPVAFGIVECENCESWQWFLTNLKGIIREDCPLTIISDRGISLLKHVHEVFPNAFHYFCLYHMKGNIPVPKGRSRQTAVKWGENTSNIAESFNNVIEHDTPLPALDLVDVIRAKVMEQNYKRLVESNKWTTRLTPRMQARFNKRINDCRSYKFRRSSEKVFEIIYPMSTWILELAAANGRKNIAFLALMQ